A window from Planctomicrobium piriforme encodes these proteins:
- a CDS encoding ROK family transcriptional regulator, producing MSARIEPTLLRRINERRVLELIQQRGPSSRAMVTRLSGLSAPTVSKAVTSLMEVGLLEEIEASAGAFGRPAKLVKLAADKVCVLGVVIDVNRSWVVATGLDGRLDPDRMRTFETPDTYESLLRKVETEAQILKRILGSEIQGVGISVPGLKNQRIGEVVLSPNLRVLDGHRPGKDLSDRLGVECVVLQESHALCLGERMFGEARGRDDFAMLDVSSGLGLGVMSGGRLLTGNSGLAGELGHITVDLNGLRCGCGNRGCLETLATDTALARAISEKIGRTVDIHAAVSLIRSGEIDATAELDRVVEYLAVGIAAVINIFNPTVLFVHGLLFTAADDLFSRVIERTRQRALTPALAECRIVQARGSKRQGAIAGILQHLTQSWAPTLS from the coding sequence ATGTCTGCCAGAATCGAGCCCACGCTGCTCCGCCGGATCAATGAACGGCGGGTGCTGGAACTGATTCAACAGCGCGGTCCCTCGTCGCGTGCGATGGTCACACGACTTTCAGGGTTGAGCGCTCCCACTGTCTCCAAAGCTGTCACTTCCCTGATGGAAGTCGGCTTACTGGAAGAAATCGAAGCCTCCGCTGGCGCCTTCGGCAGGCCGGCCAAGCTGGTTAAGCTGGCCGCTGACAAAGTCTGTGTGCTGGGCGTTGTGATCGACGTCAACCGCTCATGGGTCGTCGCCACAGGTCTGGATGGCCGGCTCGATCCCGATCGCATGCGGACTTTTGAGACTCCCGACACTTATGAAAGCTTGCTCAGAAAAGTCGAAACCGAGGCCCAGATTCTGAAGCGGATTCTCGGCAGCGAAATTCAGGGGGTGGGGATCAGCGTCCCGGGCCTCAAGAATCAGCGGATCGGCGAAGTGGTGCTCTCGCCCAATCTTCGCGTCCTGGACGGTCACCGTCCCGGTAAGGATCTCTCGGACCGGCTCGGGGTCGAATGCGTCGTCTTGCAGGAGTCGCACGCACTCTGCCTGGGAGAACGGATGTTTGGCGAGGCGCGGGGCCGAGACGACTTCGCCATGCTCGATGTCAGTTCAGGGCTAGGCCTCGGCGTTATGAGCGGCGGCCGCCTGCTGACTGGCAACAGCGGATTGGCAGGCGAACTCGGACACATCACCGTCGACCTGAACGGGCTCCGCTGCGGATGCGGCAACCGCGGGTGCCTTGAAACTTTGGCGACCGATACGGCACTGGCCCGGGCGATTTCTGAGAAGATTGGACGCACCGTCGACATCCACGCGGCCGTCAGTTTGATTCGCAGTGGGGAGATTGACGCGACTGCAGAGCTTGATCGAGTTGTCGAGTATCTGGCAGTGGGCATTGCGGCCGTCATCAACATCTTCAATCCGACCGTGTTGTTCGTCCATGGATTGCTGTTCACTGCGGCGGATGATCTGTTCTCACGCGTGATCGAACGCACCCGTCAGCGGGCACTGACTCCGGCGCTGGCGGAATGTCGGATTGTGCAGGCCCGCGGCAGCAAACGGCAGGGAGCCATCGCCGGAATTCTCCAGCACCTCACGCAATCCTGGGCCCCGACTCTTTCGTAA